Proteins from one Gasterosteus aculeatus chromosome 11, fGasAcu3.hap1.1, whole genome shotgun sequence genomic window:
- the mylk5 gene encoding myosin light chain kinase, smooth muscle isoform X2, with translation MNGESSQTRHVSTFRMHIKPHRAPGAPGGNRPGTVDTSDGRAAAHGSADLSAPRRLEAPVFIEPLQDCCVDEGNDVTLRGVLAGSQPIKVSWLHNGEVARFGIPSFNGRETSFAVRECLPEDAGAYTCLAENGAGKTSCCAAVFVRDFETICSVQNPVSSGQTSAFKSFVGNGRSPPSPKDRLQKFKGSVCASPPGSDKLSPVSSPREVIPKKRANSESGLALHFKNPPQHFEVTVGQSARVTCFFAGRPPVASCWIRHKEQIVDGPEVWTESTDGSTTLVIAEAKPEHTGRYAVVAKDRRSSVEHTLTLAVIERPQPPASCPVVCVESAHGLVLSWSGPCYDGGSAVLGYVVEAKRESGGWSELTGQCESTSYRVSSGLQPRRSYSFRVRAYNAVGASEPGPESPEVTMEGKGVEKPKAEEEGPQQAYSSVAINSTQKVTDHYSLQERLGMGKFGLVYKLTHKETGRVNAGKFYKGRRAKEREAARKEIELMNHLHHPKLVQCLAAYDHSPEMVMVMEFIAGGELFERIVDDNFEHTESASVSYMHQILEGISFMHKQSIVHLDLKPENIVCVDTTGTSIKIIDFGLASRLYSNTPLKVMHGTPEFVAPEVINYEPVFFTTDMWSIGVICYILLSGESPFQGNNDAETLALVTAAEWEFDESFEEITDQAKHFISSLLHKDTRRRMSSEEALAHPWMAFEPGDEATSRSLSKDRLKRFLARQKWKKAGKALLALKRMALLSRAESSASGSPTSPRADSPLSPEAKHALQSLELKMQGPPHFTQSLADQTVGRGSRARLSCHLTGYPDPEVVWLCGDEPVEESPTAQIEYEEDGCCTLVLARVGPEDGNVYTCRAINDHGEASCSAKLVVQR, from the exons ATGAACGGCGAGAGCAGCCAAACGCGTCATGTGTCAACCTTCAGGATGCACATCAAGCCGCACAGAGCACCGGGAGCACCGGGTGGGAACCGGCCGGGAACGGTTGACACCAGCGACGGACGTGCTGCCGCACATG GCTCTGCCGACCTCTCCGCTCCCAGACGTCTGGAGGCCCCCGTCTTCATAGAGCCGCTGCAGGACTGCTGCGTGGACGAAGGAAATGACGTCACGCTGCGGGGGGTTCTCGCCGGGAGTCAGCCCATCAAAGTGTCGTGGTTACACAATG GTGAAGTGGCCCGTTTTGGGATTCCATCTTTCAACGGCAGGGAGACGAGTTTCGCCGTGAGGGAATGCTTGCCGGAGGACGCCGGCGCCTACACCTGCCTGGCGGAGAACGGCGCGGGGAAGACGTCCTGCTGCGCCGCCGTGTTCGTCAGAG ACTTTGAAACTATCTGCAGTGTGCAGAATCCGGTCTCATCTGGCCAGACTTCTGCTTTCAAGAGCTTTGTGGGGAATGGGAGGTCCCCGCCGTCTCCCAAAGACAGGCTGCAGAAGTTCAAAGGATCCGTTTGCGCTTCCCCACCGGGCTCTGATAAGCTCAGCCCAGTCTCATCTCCAAGAG AAGTCATCCCAAAGAAGAGAGCCAACTCTGAGTCAG ggcTTGCGTTGCACTTCAAAAACCCTCCGCAGCACTTTGAAGTGACGGTTGGACAAAGCGCACGAGTGACGTGTTTTTTCGCCGGCCGCCCCCCCGTGGCGTCGTGTTGGATCAGACACAAAGAACag ATCGTGGATGGCCCGGAGGTGTGGACAGAAAGCACCGACGGGAGCACCACGCTGGTCATAGCCGAGGCTAAACCGGAGCACACGGGCCGCTACGCCGTCGTGGCGAAGGACCGCAGGAGCTCGGTAGAACACACGCTCACCCTCGCTGTCATCG AGAGGCCTCAGCCTCCGGCCTCCTGCCCAGTGGTCTGCGTGGAATCTGCCCACGGCCTCGTGCTGTCCTGGTCCGGCCCCTGCTACGACGGCGGCAGCGCCGTCCTGGGCTACGTGGTCGAGGCGAAGAGGGAGTCCGGAGGTTGGAGCGAGCTCACCGGCCAGTGCGAGAGCACCTCGTACAGAGTGTCCTCCGGGCTGCAGCCTCGTCGGAGCTACAGTTTCAGAGTGAGGGCCTACAACGCAGTGGGAGCCAGCGAGCCGGGACCAGAGTCGCCAGAGGTCACGATGGAGGGGAAAG gTGTAGAAAAACCCAAAGCTGAAGAAGAAGGCCCCCAGCAAGCGTATTCCTCTGTAGCTATTAACTCCACGCAAAAGGTCACAGATCACTACAGTTTGCAGGAGAGACTGGGAAT GGGAAAGTTCGGCCTGGTGTATAAGCTCACCCACAAAGAGACGGGGCGCGTCAACGCAGGGAAGTTCTACAAAGGACGACGGGCCAAGGAGAGGGAGGCGGCCCGCAAAGAGATCGAGCTGATgaaccacctccaccaccccaAACTAGTCCAGTGCCTGGCAGCGTACGACCACAGCCCGGAGATGGTCATGGTCATGGAGTT TATCGCGGGTGGTGAGCTGTTTGAGCGCATCGTCGACGACAACTTCGAGCACACGGAGTCCGCCAGCGTGAGCTACATGCATCAGATCCTGGAGGGGATCTCCTTCATGCATAAGCAGAGCATCGTCCACCTGGACCTCAAACCTGAAAACATCGTGTGCGTCGACACCACCGGCACTTCCATAAAGATCATCGACTTCGGATTGGCCTccaggctct ACAGCAACACGCCCCTCAAGGTGATGCATGGGACTCCCGAGTTTGTGGCCCCGGAAGTGATCAACTACGAGCCCGTGTTCTTCACCACTGACATGTGGAGCATCGGAGTCATCTGCTACATATT GCTGAGCGGCGAGTCTCCGTTCCAGGGCAACAACGACGCGGAGACCCTCGCCCTGGTCACGGCTGCCGAGTGGGAGTTTGACGAGAGCTTTGAGGAGATTACAGACCAGGCCAAACATTTCATCAGCTCCCTGCTCCACAAAGACACCAG GCGGAGGATGTCCTCTGAGGAGGCACTCGCCCACCCTTGGATGGCGTTTGAGCCTGGAGATGAGGCCACCAGCAGGAGTCTCTCCAAGGACAGACTGAAGAGGTTTTTAGCCAGACAGAAGTGGAAG AAAGCAGGTAAGGCCTTGTTGGCCCTTAAGAGAATGGCTCTGCTGTCCAGAGCTGAAAGTTCTGCCTCTGGATCTCCTACAAGCCCAAGAGCAG ACTCCCCCCTCAGCCCGGAGGCAAAGCATGCCCTGCAGTCTCTGGAGCTCAAGATGCAAGGCCCACCCCACTTCACCCAGAGCCTGGCGGACCAGACGGTGGGCCGCGGCTCCAGGGCCCGTCTCTCCTgtcacctcacag GATATCCTGACCCAGAGGTGGTTTGGCTGTGTGGTGACGAGCCCGTGGAGGAGTCCCCCACTGCGCAGATAGAGTACGAGGAAGATGGCTGCTGCACTCTGGTCTTGGCCCGAGTTGGCCCAGAGGACGGCAACGTGTACACATGTAGAGCCATCAATGACCACGGGGAGGCGTCCTGCTCAGCCAAACTCGTGGTTCAGAGGTAG
- the mylk5 gene encoding myosin light chain kinase, smooth muscle isoform X1 has protein sequence MCQPSGCTSSRTEHREHRVGTGRERLTPATDVLPHMVCFIPGWNVGACNYAAPQGSADLSAPRRLEAPVFIEPLQDCCVDEGNDVTLRGVLAGSQPIKVSWLHNGEVARFGIPSFNGRETSFAVRECLPEDAGAYTCLAENGAGKTSCCAAVFVRDFETICSVQNPVSSGQTSAFKSFVGNGRSPPSPKDRLQKFKGSVCASPPGSDKLSPVSSPREVIPKKRANSESGLALHFKNPPQHFEVTVGQSARVTCFFAGRPPVASCWIRHKEQIVDGPEVWTESTDGSTTLVIAEAKPEHTGRYAVVAKDRRSSVEHTLTLAVIERPQPPASCPVVCVESAHGLVLSWSGPCYDGGSAVLGYVVEAKRESGGWSELTGQCESTSYRVSSGLQPRRSYSFRVRAYNAVGASEPGPESPEVTMEGKGVEKPKAEEEGPQQAYSSVAINSTQKVTDHYSLQERLGMGKFGLVYKLTHKETGRVNAGKFYKGRRAKEREAARKEIELMNHLHHPKLVQCLAAYDHSPEMVMVMEFIAGGELFERIVDDNFEHTESASVSYMHQILEGISFMHKQSIVHLDLKPENIVCVDTTGTSIKIIDFGLASRLYSNTPLKVMHGTPEFVAPEVINYEPVFFTTDMWSIGVICYILLSGESPFQGNNDAETLALVTAAEWEFDESFEEITDQAKHFISSLLHKDTRRRMSSEEALAHPWMAFEPGDEATSRSLSKDRLKRFLARQKWKKAGKALLALKRMALLSRAESSASGSPTSPRADSPLSPEAKHALQSLELKMQGPPHFTQSLADQTVGRGSRARLSCHLTGYPDPEVVWLCGDEPVEESPTAQIEYEEDGCCTLVLARVGPEDGNVYTCRAINDHGEASCSAKLVVQR, from the exons ATGTGTCAACCTTCAGGATGCACATCAAGCCGCACAGAGCACCGGGAGCACCGGGTGGGAACCGGCCGGGAACGGTTGACACCAGCGACGGACGTGCTGCCGCACATG GTGTGTTTTATCCCTGGCTGGAATGTGGGTGCTTGTAATTACGCGGCCCCTCAGG GCTCTGCCGACCTCTCCGCTCCCAGACGTCTGGAGGCCCCCGTCTTCATAGAGCCGCTGCAGGACTGCTGCGTGGACGAAGGAAATGACGTCACGCTGCGGGGGGTTCTCGCCGGGAGTCAGCCCATCAAAGTGTCGTGGTTACACAATG GTGAAGTGGCCCGTTTTGGGATTCCATCTTTCAACGGCAGGGAGACGAGTTTCGCCGTGAGGGAATGCTTGCCGGAGGACGCCGGCGCCTACACCTGCCTGGCGGAGAACGGCGCGGGGAAGACGTCCTGCTGCGCCGCCGTGTTCGTCAGAG ACTTTGAAACTATCTGCAGTGTGCAGAATCCGGTCTCATCTGGCCAGACTTCTGCTTTCAAGAGCTTTGTGGGGAATGGGAGGTCCCCGCCGTCTCCCAAAGACAGGCTGCAGAAGTTCAAAGGATCCGTTTGCGCTTCCCCACCGGGCTCTGATAAGCTCAGCCCAGTCTCATCTCCAAGAG AAGTCATCCCAAAGAAGAGAGCCAACTCTGAGTCAG ggcTTGCGTTGCACTTCAAAAACCCTCCGCAGCACTTTGAAGTGACGGTTGGACAAAGCGCACGAGTGACGTGTTTTTTCGCCGGCCGCCCCCCCGTGGCGTCGTGTTGGATCAGACACAAAGAACag ATCGTGGATGGCCCGGAGGTGTGGACAGAAAGCACCGACGGGAGCACCACGCTGGTCATAGCCGAGGCTAAACCGGAGCACACGGGCCGCTACGCCGTCGTGGCGAAGGACCGCAGGAGCTCGGTAGAACACACGCTCACCCTCGCTGTCATCG AGAGGCCTCAGCCTCCGGCCTCCTGCCCAGTGGTCTGCGTGGAATCTGCCCACGGCCTCGTGCTGTCCTGGTCCGGCCCCTGCTACGACGGCGGCAGCGCCGTCCTGGGCTACGTGGTCGAGGCGAAGAGGGAGTCCGGAGGTTGGAGCGAGCTCACCGGCCAGTGCGAGAGCACCTCGTACAGAGTGTCCTCCGGGCTGCAGCCTCGTCGGAGCTACAGTTTCAGAGTGAGGGCCTACAACGCAGTGGGAGCCAGCGAGCCGGGACCAGAGTCGCCAGAGGTCACGATGGAGGGGAAAG gTGTAGAAAAACCCAAAGCTGAAGAAGAAGGCCCCCAGCAAGCGTATTCCTCTGTAGCTATTAACTCCACGCAAAAGGTCACAGATCACTACAGTTTGCAGGAGAGACTGGGAAT GGGAAAGTTCGGCCTGGTGTATAAGCTCACCCACAAAGAGACGGGGCGCGTCAACGCAGGGAAGTTCTACAAAGGACGACGGGCCAAGGAGAGGGAGGCGGCCCGCAAAGAGATCGAGCTGATgaaccacctccaccaccccaAACTAGTCCAGTGCCTGGCAGCGTACGACCACAGCCCGGAGATGGTCATGGTCATGGAGTT TATCGCGGGTGGTGAGCTGTTTGAGCGCATCGTCGACGACAACTTCGAGCACACGGAGTCCGCCAGCGTGAGCTACATGCATCAGATCCTGGAGGGGATCTCCTTCATGCATAAGCAGAGCATCGTCCACCTGGACCTCAAACCTGAAAACATCGTGTGCGTCGACACCACCGGCACTTCCATAAAGATCATCGACTTCGGATTGGCCTccaggctct ACAGCAACACGCCCCTCAAGGTGATGCATGGGACTCCCGAGTTTGTGGCCCCGGAAGTGATCAACTACGAGCCCGTGTTCTTCACCACTGACATGTGGAGCATCGGAGTCATCTGCTACATATT GCTGAGCGGCGAGTCTCCGTTCCAGGGCAACAACGACGCGGAGACCCTCGCCCTGGTCACGGCTGCCGAGTGGGAGTTTGACGAGAGCTTTGAGGAGATTACAGACCAGGCCAAACATTTCATCAGCTCCCTGCTCCACAAAGACACCAG GCGGAGGATGTCCTCTGAGGAGGCACTCGCCCACCCTTGGATGGCGTTTGAGCCTGGAGATGAGGCCACCAGCAGGAGTCTCTCCAAGGACAGACTGAAGAGGTTTTTAGCCAGACAGAAGTGGAAG AAAGCAGGTAAGGCCTTGTTGGCCCTTAAGAGAATGGCTCTGCTGTCCAGAGCTGAAAGTTCTGCCTCTGGATCTCCTACAAGCCCAAGAGCAG ACTCCCCCCTCAGCCCGGAGGCAAAGCATGCCCTGCAGTCTCTGGAGCTCAAGATGCAAGGCCCACCCCACTTCACCCAGAGCCTGGCGGACCAGACGGTGGGCCGCGGCTCCAGGGCCCGTCTCTCCTgtcacctcacag GATATCCTGACCCAGAGGTGGTTTGGCTGTGTGGTGACGAGCCCGTGGAGGAGTCCCCCACTGCGCAGATAGAGTACGAGGAAGATGGCTGCTGCACTCTGGTCTTGGCCCGAGTTGGCCCAGAGGACGGCAACGTGTACACATGTAGAGCCATCAATGACCACGGGGAGGCGTCCTGCTCAGCCAAACTCGTGGTTCAGAGGTAG
- the LOC120828407 gene encoding coenzyme Q-binding protein COQ10 homolog, mitochondrial, producing MARRTSPMLLRGLLETSKAVCPKAVCPKAVCPKAVRGNRATAQVVPLWGSCGALTASLPVCPVVPFGPPNRSFVNLAFPSSARRVEYTECRTLGYSPEQMYNVVVDVDQYQHFVPWCKKSRATRGQSGVVRAYLEIGFPPVVERYTSEVTVVPNHQVRAVCTDGSLFSHLETIWKFAPGDKDEDLPASCKVNFYVSFEFKSLLHSQLASVFFDEVVKQMVSAFESRAAALYRNRQEAPLKRRST from the exons ATGGCCAGAAGAACGAGCCCCATGCTCCTCAGGGGGCTGCTGGAGACTTCCAAAGCCGTCTGCCCCAAAGCCGTCTGCCCCAAAGCCGTCTGCCCCAAAGCCGTGAGGGGGAACCGAGCCACAGCCCAGGTCGT ACCCCTGTGGGGCTCCTGTGGGGCCCTGACAGCCAGCCTGCCCGTCTGCCCGGTGGTTCCCTTCGGCCCCCCCAACCGCAGCTTCGTCAACCTGGCTTTCCCCAGCAGCGCGCGCAGGGTAGAGTACACCGAGTGCAGGACATTAGG GTATTCTCCGGAGCAGATGTACAACGTGGTGGTTGATGTGGACCAGTACCAGCACTTTGTTCCCTGGTGCAAGAAGTCTCGGGCCACAAGGGGACAAAGCGGTGTCGTCCGGGCGTACCTCGAGATAGGTTTCCCCCCCGTGGTGGAGCGCTACACCTCCGAGGTCACCGTCGTGCCAAACCACCAAGTCAGG GCCGTGTGTACTGACGGATCCCTCTTCAGCCATCTTGAGACTATTTGGAAGTTTGCCCCTGGGGACAAGGACGAGGACCTCCCGGCCTCCTGCAAAGTGAATTTCTAT GTGTCCTTTGAGTTCAAGTCTCTTTTGCACTCTCAGCTGGCCAGCGTCTTCTTTGACGAAGTGGTTAAACAGATGGTCAGTGCCTTTGAGTCGCGAGCGGCGGCGCTTTACAGGAACCGTCAGGAAGCGCCGTTGAAGAGACGGTCCACATGA
- the hsd17b1 gene encoding 17-beta-hydroxysteroid dehydrogenase type 1, which translates to MDKKVVLITGCSSGIGLSLAVRLASDPDKAFKVYATMRNLAKQERLLECVKSLHKDTLDILQMDVTGRQSILDARDRVVEKRVDILVCNAGVGLMGPLEAQSLDSMRQIVEVNLFGTIQAIQAFLPGMKAQGRGRILVTGSTGGLQGLPFNEVYCASKFAIEGACESLAVLLQHFNIHVSLIECGPVNTDFLVNLQRAELGDSSLQQVDGLTLSLYEKYLQHCGSVFQNAAQDTDDIVKVFLEAIRSASPAFRYFTGGGVPPLIKLKVTHPDGSRYISALSKIMFSAEEQ; encoded by the exons ATGGACAAGAAGGTGGTGCTGATCACAGGCTGCTCCTCGGGAATCGGTCTCAGCCTGGCTGTCCGGTTGGCCTCCGACCCCGACAAAGCATTCAAAG TGTACGCCACGATGAGGAACCTGGCCAAGCAGGAGCGTCTATTAGAGTGTGTGAAAAGCCTGCACAAGGACACCTTGGACATACTCCAGATGGACGTCACCGGCCGGCAGTCCATCCTGGATGCGAGGGACAGGGTTGTGGAGAAACGGGTGGACATTCTGG TGTGCAATGCCGGAGTGGGTTTGATGGGGCCGCTGGAGGCGCAGTCCCTGGACTCGATGAGGCAGATTGTGGAGGTCAACCTCTTCGGTACCATCCAGGCCATCCAGGCTTTCCTGCCGGGCATGAAGGCTCAGGGCCGAGGCCGCATTCTGGTCACCGGGAGCACCGGAGGGCTTCAAG GTCTCCCCTTCAACGAGGTGTACTGCGCCAGTAAATTTGCTATAGAGGGAGCTTGTGAGAGTTTGGCTGTCCTCTTGCAACACTTCAACATCCA TGTGAGCCTAATCGAGTGCGGCCCGGTCAACACCGACTTCTTGGTGAACCTGCAGAGGGCCGAGCTCGGGGATTCGTCTCTCCAGCAGGTCGACGGCCTCACCCTCAGCCTCTATGAGAAATACCTGCAGCACTGCGGCTCTGTTTTCCAAAACGCAGCGCAGGACACTGACGACATTGTGAAG GTGTTTTTGGAGGCCATCCGGTCCGCCAGCCCGGCGTTCAGATACTTCACCGGGGGAGGGGTGCCACCTCTCATCAAACTGAAGGTCACACATCCAGACGGCTCGCGGTACATCAGTGCTTTGAGCAAAATCATGTTCTCAGCTGAGGAACAataa